A genome region from Pseudomonas pergaminensis includes the following:
- the efeU gene encoding iron uptake transporter permease EfeU: MLVPFLIMLREGIEAALIVGIIASYLQQTGRGQWMPAVWIGVFLAAALALLVGGGLELVSAEFPQKQQELFEGIVGLVAVGILSSMVFWMRKVARSIKHSLHESLDHALAGSKHQVTALILMVFFAVAREGLETVFFLLAVFQQSEGPGAPIGALLGLILAIIVGFLIYTGSMRLNLGAFFRWTGLFILVVAAGILANSVQALHEAGVWNHLQTVLFDFSAALPMDSPLGSVLAGMFGYQEAPTLSTLGAYLIYLVVALVMFFLPSVPSKPAASPSSVANQ, encoded by the coding sequence ATGCTCGTTCCTTTTCTCATCATGCTGCGCGAAGGCATTGAAGCCGCATTGATCGTTGGCATTATCGCCAGCTACCTGCAACAGACCGGCCGCGGTCAATGGATGCCCGCCGTGTGGATTGGCGTTTTCCTCGCCGCCGCACTGGCCCTGCTGGTCGGTGGTGGCCTGGAACTGGTCAGCGCCGAGTTCCCGCAAAAACAACAGGAATTGTTCGAAGGCATCGTCGGCCTGGTCGCCGTGGGCATCCTCAGCTCCATGGTGTTCTGGATGCGCAAGGTGGCGCGCTCCATCAAGCATTCCCTGCATGAATCCCTCGATCACGCGTTGGCCGGTTCCAAGCACCAGGTCACCGCGCTGATCCTCATGGTGTTTTTCGCCGTGGCCCGCGAAGGCCTGGAAACCGTGTTCTTCCTGCTCGCGGTGTTCCAACAGAGTGAAGGCCCGGGCGCGCCGATTGGCGCCCTGCTCGGCTTGATCCTGGCGATCATCGTCGGTTTCCTGATCTACACCGGCAGCATGCGCCTGAACCTCGGTGCGTTTTTCCGCTGGACCGGCTTGTTTATCCTCGTGGTGGCCGCCGGCATCCTCGCCAATTCGGTACAGGCCCTCCACGAAGCCGGCGTGTGGAACCACTTGCAAACCGTGCTGTTCGACTTCAGCGCCGCGCTGCCCATGGACAGCCCGTTGGGCTCGGTGCTGGCCGGGATGTTCGGCTATCAGGAAGCGCCCACCCTCAGCACCCTCGGCGCCTACCTGATTTACCTGGTGGTGGCCCTGGTGATGTTCTTCCTGCCCTCCGTACCGTCCAAGCCTGCCGCCTCACCTTCTTCTGTTGCCAACCAGTAA
- a CDS encoding J domain-containing protein, with protein MSCWEVLGLTRDADTRTIKRQYAVLLKQHRPDEDPSGFQRLREAYEHALEWHRFDAAADSPQPVPVDIVQPATHEADTRGEQAQALIAGATASDLANRYRQAMDSDCADAFEALLLQRCLISADPAFSEWAVTHLHWLSPWQREVPNCLPEYRLGVLLEQMFTHVEQRLVGLLDQQQVEAFKAALTELNHTEWLKPLARHARINDLLARTLLASRFWSEALFDTLCAQQAWSDKELENPCPEPEWSQLKARNALERFKAHTFAQASLDSRDAQCRAARLLFGDMPLEQRQRFARRFGEPDWNACRTLSETLLNQFPSLCALTPGGDPYFWRDWERATRPWPMFVALLGMAAGWAVRDQQVTDHTLMETLGMAPTWAFLITIPALMILAIWRPATDGYGEIDDRLAPLSRWLSFRRPSPLFIREILPCWLLGALIWVILGPYAFIGYGVSLQALGIAQRLFGRRG; from the coding sequence ATGAGTTGCTGGGAAGTACTTGGACTGACGCGCGACGCCGACACGCGCACAATCAAGCGCCAGTACGCGGTGTTGCTCAAGCAGCATCGCCCGGACGAAGACCCCAGCGGCTTCCAGCGCTTGCGTGAGGCCTATGAGCACGCCCTTGAGTGGCACCGCTTCGACGCGGCCGCTGATTCGCCGCAACCGGTGCCTGTCGATATCGTGCAACCGGCCACGCACGAAGCCGACACCCGTGGCGAACAGGCTCAAGCCCTGATCGCAGGCGCCACTGCCAGCGATCTCGCCAACCGCTACCGGCAGGCCATGGACAGTGACTGTGCCGATGCATTCGAGGCCCTGTTGCTGCAGCGCTGCCTGATATCGGCCGACCCGGCGTTCAGCGAATGGGCCGTCACCCACTTGCATTGGCTCAGCCCCTGGCAACGCGAAGTACCGAATTGCCTACCCGAGTACCGCCTCGGCGTGCTGTTGGAGCAGATGTTTACGCACGTCGAGCAGCGGTTGGTCGGGTTGCTTGATCAACAACAGGTCGAGGCGTTCAAGGCCGCATTGACCGAATTGAACCACACCGAATGGCTCAAGCCGCTGGCCCGTCACGCACGGATCAACGACCTGCTGGCCCGCACCCTGCTGGCGAGCCGGTTTTGGTCCGAGGCATTGTTCGACACCCTATGTGCCCAACAGGCCTGGTCCGACAAAGAGTTGGAAAACCCCTGCCCCGAACCCGAGTGGTCGCAACTCAAGGCGCGCAATGCACTCGAGCGCTTCAAGGCGCACACCTTCGCCCAGGCCAGCCTGGATTCGCGCGATGCGCAGTGTCGCGCCGCAAGGTTGTTGTTCGGCGACATGCCGCTGGAACAACGCCAGCGGTTCGCCCGACGCTTTGGCGAGCCCGACTGGAACGCCTGCCGTACGCTCAGCGAAACCCTCCTGAACCAATTCCCGTCACTCTGTGCCCTGACGCCCGGCGGTGACCCGTACTTCTGGCGCGACTGGGAACGTGCCACCCGCCCCTGGCCGATGTTCGTGGCACTGCTGGGCATGGCCGCCGGCTGGGCTGTGCGCGACCAGCAGGTGACCGACCACACGTTGATGGAAACCCTCGGCATGGCGCCGACCTGGGCGTTTCTTATTACGATACCGGCGCTGATGATCCTGGCAATCTGGCGCCCAGCCACTGATGGCTACGGCGAAATCGACGACCGACTCGCCCCGCTGTCACGCTGGCTGAGCTTTCGCCGACCGTCACCCTTGTTCATCCGCGAGATCTTGCCGTGCTGGCTGTTGGGTGCGCTGATCTGGGTCATCCTTGGCCCTTATGCCTTTATCGGCTATGGGGTGTCGCTGCAAGCCTTGGGGATCGCACAGCGTTTGTTCGGCCGGCGTGGCTGA